The DNA region ATTCGATACGGAACaggaataaaattttaaaagaaaaaaattcaatgcaTGTGAGAATATTCCTTAAATTGCAAGTACTCCTATAATTTTGGGGCTATTTATTACTTCATATTCATTCATGCATACACCATTTCACGCATTTTACACTTGAAGTGAAAACGTGTGAACATTATTAGAGGTAAAAATTCAAGACCAGAACACAGAGACCAATTTATTAATGATTTATTGTCATACATAAACTTACATGCGTACCATAAACCATTTCTATTTTACTTACCTGttgcatcaaacaaaaacaaatccaaagaTTTCAAAGAGATATTGAAATGCTAGGATTTAGGGAagcaaattcaagaaattctGGATCATTTTCCAATATGACCATTTCTTTCTCATCTATGGTCACCCATGCCTCAATCCCAATACCACATGGGGTTTCactgaaaattattaaatttctaAACTTAGGGCCAACTTTCCCCATGACACCAATCCAAAATGGCTTCCCCCAACCAAAATCAATATCGTTAAAAAACCTAAGCCAGCATGTAAACGCACAAACATCCGGTTTTACTTCTGCAAAAAACATATCTTGTAAGTGGTCAAAGTAATTAGAGAAAGTCGAAAACCCTTCATCCCCTTGCAAACTTTCCACACAATCGGTATCAAACCCTGCAATGGATTCATGTACAAGGTCCACCAATTCATTCAACTCTCTCTCTGCCATAGCCAAACCAGCTCCTGCCGCTGCCCACCAAAATATATTTCCGATAGAAGCATCTGACAGGTGTGGCTTCATTCGTGTCCTCAAGTTCACTGCTTGAACTAGTATGGATGTCTTTTTCGAACCTGGTGATTTGGCTTTAGAAGCTGCCATGCAATGTTTCCAAATGAAACATGTCAATGCCTCAATGCGTGTTGGATTAGGAACTAGTTCGCTTTTCGCTTTGGCCCTTAGAGTGGTTATTGCTTTGTCATGGAACACAAACCTTCTCGTAACATAATCACCTTCTTTGAACCACAAGTTATCCATTGTAGTCATATACTTTTGTCGAAGTGAATCTCTAGGTGGAAACATGGTTGATCCCTCTGAGAAATTTGGACTTCTAACTTTTTCCGGAGACCCAATAAAAGTGGCAGCCCAAGAATGTAGGAAAGCACTCATTGTTGCTGCATCTACAATCTTATGTGAGCAGCTCAATCCGATTGCTATTCCACCACAAACAAAGACGTTCAGTTGAACAGCTATTTGACTTATAGTAATATCTGATTCCTTGCAAAAGGCACGGTATGGAACAAACAGACTAAGTAAGTCAGTTTCTTGGTGCTTAAGAAACTCAGACATGGAACAATTAACATGAGCTTCCAGAAAGGGAACACCCATGTTGAAATCATGAATAAAAAGGTTGTCTTTTATGCTCCCTGAAAGTGGATAATATATATTGAGGGTATCTGAAAGGGAATTTTTAAGCTGTGCAATAATTTGGGAGACGTCAAGATTGAGATCAGTCATGGGATAAAATAAGACTGTGGGAACGTAAGTTGCCGGAGTGACTTGATCAAGGAGGGTGAGTTTGTAGGGTTTCAGATGATTCAATGTTGGTGTAGATGGTTTGATTGTTTCTTTTGAAATGATAATGACCTCAACCTTCACCATTTTACCACACGAAATTACTTTGCCTTtgtagtctctctctctttttttctttttttgctaaagaCTTTGCCTCTGCAGTCACTGCCACTGGTCCTGTGTTACCCAAATGCTTTCTTTTATAAGCAAGACTGGAGGCTGGCGTGATGATGGCAGCCCAATATTTTTCGGGTACAATAGGCAACACCAACTATCCCTGAAGTgtcaaaaactaaaagagcAAGCACTGAGAAGAAATGTGTGCTATTCAGGAAGGGCTTGTTCAAGGAACTTTCTTAGGTGACGCTACTTGTTAGAGACGGTAGTTCAAGCAATCAATAAGATTGAGGATGATAATGGTTATTGCTATTAGGCTTTTGTTAACTAATGCCTAGGGCAGTTAAGGTGCATTAGAgtctttattatataatatttctatatatatttccacACAATGAGAATTGTTAATTGTTATTCTATCGATCGCCAaaatatcaattagtttttaatgtaaatattgatctaattctaaatttcttgttttatgTACAACATGTCTGAGGATGTAGGTGCAAAGTCTtgcttttttttagaagacagACTACTTTTTTTCAACtatcaataaataaactttttagtgaaaagctaaacaCGCTacaatgatgattttttttttttagcaaaaagctAAACACACTATAATGATGAATTATACAAGGAAAATGGATCATCTCATGAGAACCTTAAACGTGTACACAACTCAAAAGTGCCATTGAAAATTGACATTTCTTTACCCTTTTAGCCATATGCTATAACTCAAAGTAGCATCCatatattatgaattttatgGTTTGATCTAATTGTTATGCAAGTACCGTACAAGCAAATTCCTAAGATTATATACTTCCGTAATACatcatctttatatttattactAGCCTTTCAATAAGGAAAGGAACTATTTGGCAGAAGGCTTGTTTAGGAGGCTTGAGTCACCACTGCAGGGACCATATATTGTGGTCATTCCACACATTCCATGCCCCTGACAAAGGCGGTAATAGCCCTTTTCACCCCATCTCATGCCCCATGAATTGTTGATGATCCAGTAGGGCTTGTAGCCAAATCTTAAAATGGAATACCCCTTTTTACCATATCCCACGAGCAATACTCCATGGTTGATCCATTTCTTGCCACAAATAAAAGGGCATGAGACACCACCAATGTAAGTTTGCATGAACACCGCATTTAACCCAACTGAATTTTGAAGATCAACATTTGATATTAGTGTCACTAATTACGAGGTAGCAATGATGGTAGAGTAATTAAGTTTAATTTGTGAATATTATGataattcaatttaattttgaattttatgttgctcgattcaaatttcaaaaagtagAGCATAAAATGAGCACATATTGATATTCTTTTATGGGTCATGCTAACAAATGCTCTTAGGGCATTAGTTAACGatctattttaagaaacttttaataccatttttatgggaaatgaaaaaaactgtcaaaatattaatttctttatttcatttttctataaaaactttctttaaatggattattaaccaataccctGAGaacattcgttagcatttctcttcttttatttaaaagatTACCTACAAGAGGACCATAGTTGACTAAATAAGCTGCAATTTGGTTCTCATCATTAAGGATATTGGTAAAATTGACAACTCTTACGGCTAAATTTTCCGGCTTATACATGCATTGACCTCGCTTCCCAGTGTAGGGGTATGAACTCTCCTCCTCTAACCCTCCTGCCTCGAGCAGATATTTGTAGGCATTTGTCATAAGGCCTCCTCCGCATCCATTGTCACATGCAGTTTTGTCCTTTATGTCGCACTGCAAAAAGTTAAGGAGAGAGAACGATTCAATAAAATACAATGCAATTTATTTCATATACTTTAATTGCATTGGTGATGTTGAGCTTCTTAAGTTAATACAATACCCTATGCAAGAGTTTGACTCACTTGAAATCATTATATGGGTATTATAATAATTCAAGTTAGACCTTAATGAGATTGTACCGTTTTAGTTAAGATAATATCTATCTAAAATTCCTTCCTGGGGGGgggggaatatatatatatatatattcaacttATCTGAGTCATTAAGGTAAGGGAATAAATGCAATgcttgcaatattttttttttcaaaaaggatGGTTAAAGAAAACACAAGAAGGCTTACAACTAGAGAATGAATCACAACCATGGTAGAACTTAGAACTATGTAGCTAACCATGTTATCACAATCAACAAGCTGTTGTTCACTAAGATTGACAAGTTTCCCAGTTGCAATAAAATTGGCTCCTTCGACAGCTCCTGTAGTGCTAAAAGCCCAACATGATCCACATTGACCCTGCATCAACAAAAATAGTGTGCCATAAACATATAGTCAAAAAATGTTGTGTCCCAACACCCAACTCCCAAGCCATTCTCACACTAACAAGTGGAGAATTTGAAACCGGGCTGCTCTGAGCTTGTATAAGTGATTGTTGTAATGGACTCCttagtcaaaaaaaattaagaccaGCCCAATCAACAACGCaatgcttgaattttttttttaatctttttcccAAAATGTTTAACAAAGGTAAGGAATAAATTTCTGACCAGATATggcttaaaaataatattaacgACATTAAATTGTGTTAATTAAGCTAAAAATGCTAAGTAGCTTTGTGATCATCATATTGGTGCCatgtattaaaaacaaaacaaaacaaaaaatagttcAACCTCCAAATGAGGAGGGTGTCACTATTTGGATAGAAAAGTGTTCCACGATTGTTCCCCGTTATTCTTTAGTGTTTATAACTTTTGTCCCTATTTCAACTATGCCCCGTTATTCTTTAGTGTTTATAACTTTTGTCCCTATTTCAACTATGCTatttcgtttttgtttttgttttaaatatatttcaataGTTGGGAGGAAATTTATTTCTTAGATATCTCTATTGTAAACATGTGTAAGTTGAGCTACAAGTAAACATGGCAACATTAGACCCAACTTGTAACTTGAATTTCTGAACTTAAAGTAACAATGGGTTGACCCATAACCGGGCCGACTATTCTTTAAAACtgttttttgttataaaaaaattaaactaaattaaGACTTGGCtggtttatttgtttgttttgggctTTACAATGCACaacttgttaggacatatgtcaatcatgttaggaacataaatcatgttaagaacatatatcatgtaaaattggctaatcctttgacaaaatgcactttacttgtaatttggtagatctaggatatgtttaatacttcaaggaacaagagttcaaggattgaagccatgcaaatctgtccaaaaaacaagtgaaaaagtgcTGGATTTTTTAAAAGGCTGCTTTAGCCCGATGTTCGACAGCTGCTTGATAGATACccttgttggggtttatgccctaaaatccaatttattggcatgtcataaataattaaagtgtttaattatatgagactatttataaatgaactaatgggataTTATcttaatccatgagatgcattgtatgtgatttatgtgatttagtcacagaagatgtaaatcataagttccttgtagtaaactctaaatgtagttcgtaatcggtgatgaaattgggcgtttcatctgcgaagactataacatatcaactaagatgatttgtcttaatcatggaaatggagatttttagttagtatgttgatatgttgatgtgttgatatgttttaagagttaagacatattgaactagaccactgtaagatttattattttcctaacaactgtcaaatgaataataaactcacgacttctatttacatgaactcttaatcctgaaagaataatggacttgatcatgaggtgtaggttacttcaatatatcaggagtgaaatctaaaagtcacgatcaaaacctcagtatgttaggcatccacatttagtgttgatggaacatatattattaagatagaattcataatctcttgacggagatacaaaatattcccttgagataagtttaatgggtttggttattcagagagttgggcccaaccactttagtaaggagttactaaagtatatatttatggaattggatttcatagatatataattaataacttaaaggattaaaccggttACTCAAagattaaaatgtagtaatcttcaaagtggcaatctactttcatgactttgtattactacgaatattttatgaaggtgttgcatgtacaataaagtcttgagatataatttatagataaggcctagagtgcaactatatttatatagtggtattaaatatagttaatggtaactttggacttgtcaagagttgacagaaaagcccaaggcctattggagctagtgtcttataggtctcttttggtctcactccaagtcacacacaagagctcaattggaatggcccaaaaggttagcccaattaaataatcagttatatataaggagaaaaacatacaaaatttcaaaaaaaaaagttttcataaGTCTCTTTTCATAAGGGTTTTCATTAAgaacatacaaggaatgaaataatttttatgtgagtgttggacactcttctattctctccttggaaactaattgagagaccacacttcttgggcattaagtggaattggagtgaagattaaaagtattcctaagtgcttctaatcttcagttttgaatttcaccgcaccaagttATGccttcttattcttaaattctgaaacttacatagtacatgttatcaattgcgaatgaagtagatccgttaatttttcgctgcgcatgatttgtatgagatacaaatacatatttttcatgtgtttttccaacaattggtatcagagccaggttttcaatTTCGAATtgcataacatgttttgtgagttttggaattagtgacaataatttcatgttgtgaacaaattaattttttgaatagttgttgaaattattgattGATAAAAACCGATTTTGATGTTacgatgttgtttaaatttgagtatgttaaattgaattttaaggctatagcatcaatgatattcagtttagatatcaatatttgtctattatgttcatatgatggttgttttgttcataaaaatgttaaaaaactatcttagaaaaattctggaaaattcaaaattcgcgaagcttgatcgattgagaatctgtcgagcatcgatcAAGCTGGCGGAAGTTTTCTCGaccgatcgatcgagcttcacggaatttttctcgatcgatcgagcatctgtcgaggatcgatcgagcaGCCAAAACTTTTCTTGATCGATTGAGGACTGAAGacccataattttctttaagtgttttttacatatatatatatatatatatatatatatatataaaacaaggTTATGTATGATGAGATTACACATaattctaactaaaagacctaatgagatcaatggtattagttaaatagaactcttagtcctaaatgaTTTGGGACTTGCCTTTTAACAAACATTCTATATAATAAGATTGGAATTGTTGTATGATtgaaagtccttaatttattttaattagaagttttaatgagcttaaagcttaattaaaaggtatatagtttctaatgagattagaacttttcatttaggaaattaaggatagagttatttataactaatttttgattcattagtatttaggacttccattttagttagtgattctaatgagattagagttttgaacaagtgcaaggttattagttgtaatgggatcacaattatttaagaaaaacccaaataacgagtggaAGTGCTGAAATAaccattttgttaagtttattgtaatgtgaatagatacattgtcttgacttcgagtcttgcattccatgcggagggtatttacttcacagattacaaggttaaacttttttgtgattgcgcgaatgttcgttacgctatagtgacgtgacttagtaacatcacatcgaatctaaacaattaaacacatttgatgtgtagggttaaaattgtgattaaatcacaatgatttcaatacaatccacttgttttaaaatttctagtaagagagagatacaagggttgaatctcacggcctccattatcagttcatagtagtgtggggtaaacacctcgtcttggcgtatatgtcTCGCAATCCCAAAGGAAGGTGTTTacttcatggtactacaagattgaacttacccgtttaaaaTAGTATGAACAAGCACCTCGTCTtagcgtatatgcctcgcgatcccaaaggagggtgttttgcttcatagtactacaagtttaaacactataaaggaagatgaaatgtggctacacataattctagataatggtgtacactaaactaagtgtaatgttaacctcccaaaagAGCTatatcattattacttagaggctaaagggaaaacggaaaattatttttgtttggtaagagttaccatgatagcattaataatgagaatgatTCTCGCCTGATCATAGTAATTGGTATAAACTCGCTACTAAGGAATATAaattgcgggattaggttgtcgttacacctagtatagtatggttTTATGAGTTCTATATTATATGGTTATggttgcaaaatataatgtcttGGTATTGAGTTCgtagtctcaaaataaagttgtcgTAAATTTTGTTCTCAAGctactattttaattgaatcacattaactaagaaataattttggacatggtgcttaaaggagctgaagtacataaatatgtttcgattcagcattgtcataatttcctatgcataatgcattgatggaagatagcttatgatatgatcatagtctccattgaaatgATGAAATGTAacattggcttctatctcaattgtacTACAGCATGAAATGCAAGAGTTAATACTAGATTaagactttatattaagtctaaatgagagttttgatatgaatcatattgagtgctaaaaaaaacttaaggagttccaattttATGTCAACTGTAATAGTTCAACATTTTCACAAGTTAGGTGAGTACTTTCCAGTGGCATGGCACCAATATTCCACGAAGTTCACCTCCTTGAAAATGCTCTTACCTATCCTATCAACCTATCCTATCAGCTATTTTGGATCCTCGTCCTCCCAcaagattattttttaagatattagattataaaataagttttcaatattgtaaatttcttttttgtttttattttttcttgtcaaATTAGCTATTTAACAAGgtatttgtattttgttatCTACTTTGAGACGTAGATATTGCATAGAAATGAAACTTGTGTGTTcgttttaatttgattttcaaatGATAGACTAGACTCCTTTAtgcatttttgttatatatatatatatataactcagtttaaattaaatttgacaatGTCTAGTAAAAGAAAAGTTGAGTTCATATAAACTGTCAtgcacaggaaaaaaaaaatgtccactAATCACACTCACACAAGTCAACAACTTATAAATTGGGTGTGTaattaaaactatatatatagtatatagtaAGAACTAAGAAGTGTTAAGGGTAGCGAATTGACCTGCATCTTAACCTCAGTAACAGctcctttctctctccaatCAAAGCTCTCAGGCAACCCACCAACCTCCAGCAACGGACCATTTTCCTTAACCACATCCATATCAGTATTCCCACCTCTCACACCTGTGTACAACTCCTCAAACTCCTCCTCTGACAGATCAGAGAAGGGAGTGACTCCGTGGACCGCCGTGGGGTCCAGCACTTGGTGTTTGGCCGCCCTTATCATGTTCTTCGCGAATATCTTAAGTCGGTGCAGGTACTCCTCTCTCGTATCATACTTCTTCTCGTACTTTTCCATGAAAACCTTGAAGTGTTTCTCAGCACCCACCACATCAGGATTGTCCAAGAATTTCCTGTCCCCACTGGTCACTTGGAATATGTTTGATGTGTCTTCACGAAAAGCTGCAGAGAGTGTTGTGAGTGCGCAGGTTAAGAATGCAACACCCACCGTGCATGTTAGAGTTGGTCCTTGTCCTAtcatcttcttctcttcttcttcttcttcttcacttttgCTCTTTGTTACTAAAGTTTTTAGTGTCTCTGGCTAAGACTAAGAGCAAGGAGAATATGAATAAGGTGCTCTGATTATGGCATAATGTCTGTTTTGCCATCAATGTGTTGGGGTTCTACAATTTTATTATAGCGAAGTGTGAAGGGTATCATTGTAAATTGACATGAGCAGGAGATAGCGGTTGCATGCAGACCTTATGTTGAGTTATTCAACACGTGGAACTCTTGTGTATATAGCGTGGCATCAACCTCTACACGTGTATTCTTTCTTTCTGGTGTAACTAGGCCTGTAGTCATTTATTGGATCCTTACACTTGGGCCGTGGACTACATTTTATGCCAGTCTATTTTGGTATGATACAGGTTTTACAAAGTTTATGGACTCATCAAACCCAGTCACAAACTCAACATTAGTATTACAATTTTTTGAGGCCTTATTTTGATAAGTTACCAATTATACTCGAGTTCTTTGGAATAAACGAGTAAGGTGTTTATCTCGATAGATCATCTGTTGGTTGCTACCattgtttttttctcataaacaataaaataatgtaatgAGTGAGTGCAATcggaaaatgaagagaaaaagatCATTCTTTGATGAGAATAATTAGGCTTCAAAAGTATAAATGTAGAGGTGAAGAAATAAGTTGGgccaaacaaatatatttagatTGAATGAATATATTTGTCAACAGCTCAACACCCAAAATCCTACCCAGCAAATGCATCCGTCAATTAACGAGGAGAGAGTAAAGTTAAAAGGGATAAAAACTTAAGGTtttgtttggtaacagtttttgttttctattttcagaaacttgtttttgagaatataaagaaaaaactattttcttgtatttttaaaatcaaaaacatgtttggttagttgaaattaaaaagatagtattttgaagaaaaaaaataaaaaatactaaaaatatgtTGTTAGTAGGATTAGAACTTTAAaattaactcattaaatgagccAGATTCATGAAATTAAATGCGTGTTTTCATTggcttttgaaaattaaaaactgaaagcaacatttttcatgttttcaatttccttcgcaaattgagatttgaaaacagtttttgttttttgcccaTTTTGAGTtgtcaaataagttttttagtctaaaaaatagaaaattgtttttgaaaacataaaataaagagaaaaaacagttactaaacataccctaagcttttgagtggagttatgGTGTGTCTTTGTGTTAtaactcatttctctctctcttgtgtgtctattatttgtttttaaaaaaataaataataaatagataaaaaaaccTAATCTCACACATCGACAAAGATAAAGAGTAACTCATATACTGTCTCTTTGCCAAAATAAACAAGAAGCATGTGCAAGAATTCTCACCAACAAGTGCAATTGGCAATAGCTACATGTGAGTCTTTAGTCCCGCGGGCGAagttagaaatttttgtttagGGGGTCAAGGTATATCTATCATATTGATTtgttatttaagaaaaactcaaaccatgacatacatacatatatatctTCATgcattagtttttaaaaaattaaatcgaAAGTAAGTCATAACTCATATATAATATTGCAAGAttattatatcaattttttaacactataatttttattaacacTCAAAAATATTAACAATCTAAACACCCGATTTAGCATCTATAGGTCATTTTTTATCTtgagtttttcttgtttttatgaaaaatcatAAGTCCATAACATTCatagaaattaaatataagtatataacaaaACTAGACTATGTTTACAATTGCAAGAAATGATATTCATAAAGATTAAATACAATAAATCACTATAAGAAATCATAAAattaatagaatttaaattcaacCATATTAGACaattatagtaaaaataaattcaaaatcaagttaATAGCTCTCGGtagaaattgaattaaaaaagaaaataataaaataaatagaaattataCTGAAATAgaacaaaggaagaagaagaaggattttgTAACATAGAATAATAGAATACACTACGGAAGAGAATGAATGGAATGAGaattgagaaagagaaagaaaaaaagaatatgatttttataGGTGTACACTATACTTgtaatataaacttatatagtaaacacataaaaagtagcaAATATAGTACATATAGTACAATGTAGagtgttcattaaaaaaaagtacaatgtAGAGTATAACTACAAAGTGGCACCGTAGAGGAGGAAACAATAGATATCACATGGGAGATTTGGGTCCACTGTCGAGTGACACTAGACCCATTAGGATTGTGACACATGTCTTTTTAACATGTGTTACCATTTGATTGGATCCAATGCACTAAAAGCACTAGACCTAATCCAGACCCAAGATTTTGAGGGCAAATTTGGCTAATGTGTTGGGGGTGGGAGAGCCATTTTGTTTAAGAACCGGCTTTTAACCAAAATGACCCTCCCACCACCAACGCATTAGCCATTTTTAAAAACCTTCTAACAGCAGCAAGGGGGGCCATGTACCTACTGTTAGaaggttttaaacaaaattttggggGACCATCGCCCcctttcttataacatagttctTCCCCTATTTAGTCCACTATCACATTAGTGATAtacaaaatgaagaagaaaaaaaacacaatagaaAGATATATACACCAAATTGCTTCTTGTAAGATATTAAGTAAAATAATAGAAGATTGGtgagagagggaaagaaaaagcaCTTGGAGAGTGCTATAGAATGTAGGAGAATCACTTTTGCACATGTTGAATTAGAGATAAAGGAGtgtagaaattttttaagtataataaaTATCGAAGTACC from Castanea sativa cultivar Marrone di Chiusa Pesio chromosome 6, ASM4071231v1 includes:
- the LOC142639189 gene encoding akuammiline synthase 2-like; translated protein: MVKVEVIIISKETIKPSTPTLNHLKPYKLTLLDQVTPATYVPTVLFYPMTDLNLDVSQIIAQLKNSLSDTLNIYYPLSGSIKDNLFIHDFNMGVPFLEAHVNCSMSEFLKHQETDLLSLFVPYRAFCKESDITISQIAVQLNVFVCGGIAIGLSCSHKIVDAATMSAFLHSWAATFIGSPEKVRSPNFSEGSTMFPPRDSLRQKYMTTMDNLWFKEGDYVTRRFVFHDKAITTLRAKAKSELVPNPTRIEALTCFIWKHCMAASKAKSPGSKKTSILVQAVNLRTRMKPHLSDASIGNIFWWAAAGAGLAMAERELNELVDLVHESIAGFDTDCVESLQGDEGFSTFSNYFDHLQDMFFAEVKPDVCAFTCWLRFFNDIDFGWGKPFWIGVMGKVGPKFRNLIIFSETPCGIGIEAWVTIDEKEMVILENDPEFLEFASLNPSISISL